In Syntrophomonas wolfei subsp. wolfei str. Goettingen G311, a single window of DNA contains:
- the tyrS gene encoding tyrosine--tRNA ligase, translating into MVDEKTVLTEVNRQMELIRRGVAEIIPEEELAQKLFRSIKEKRPLRAKLGLDPTAPDIHLGHTVVLNKLRQFQDLGHEVHLIIGDFTGRIGDPSGKSETRKQLSEEEVMANAATYQEQIFKILDREKTFIHFNSSWLMQLKLADVLNLAGKYTVARMLERDDFSKRYREGLPIGIHEFMYPLMQAYDSVELRADVELGGTDQKFNLLVGRNLLREYGQEPQVALTMPILEGTDGVQKMSKSLGNYIGVNEEAYEMFGKTMSIPDELIARYFELLTRVPMNDIQGLQEDMNSGKLNPRDAKIRLAKEIIKIYHNEEEAEKAEEKFRLVFSQRDIPEDIPVITSSEREVWLPKFLHDNSMVNSTSDGRRMIKQGAVKVNGEKYQEENLLLQDTMVLQVGRRKFCRLRLS; encoded by the coding sequence ATGGTGGACGAGAAAACAGTGCTGACAGAGGTAAATCGACAAATGGAACTAATCCGGCGGGGCGTGGCCGAAATCATACCGGAGGAAGAACTGGCCCAGAAGCTTTTCCGCTCCATCAAGGAAAAGCGCCCCTTAAGAGCCAAGCTGGGCCTCGATCCTACCGCTCCGGATATTCACCTGGGGCATACAGTAGTTCTTAACAAGCTTCGCCAATTCCAGGACCTGGGCCATGAAGTTCATCTTATTATTGGGGACTTTACCGGCCGTATTGGCGATCCTTCCGGTAAATCTGAAACCCGAAAACAATTAAGCGAAGAAGAAGTAATGGCTAATGCTGCGACTTACCAGGAACAGATCTTTAAAATCCTGGATCGTGAGAAGACCTTTATCCATTTTAACAGCAGCTGGTTGATGCAACTCAAGCTGGCCGATGTACTCAACCTGGCCGGGAAATATACAGTGGCGCGCATGCTGGAAAGGGATGACTTTTCCAAGCGTTATCGTGAAGGCTTACCCATAGGAATACATGAGTTTATGTACCCCTTGATGCAGGCTTATGATTCGGTGGAACTGCGGGCCGATGTGGAACTGGGGGGAACCGATCAAAAATTCAACCTCCTGGTGGGCCGCAACCTGCTCCGGGAATACGGCCAGGAACCCCAGGTGGCACTTACCATGCCAATATTGGAAGGAACTGATGGCGTACAAAAGATGAGTAAAAGCCTGGGTAATTACATAGGGGTCAATGAGGAAGCCTATGAAATGTTTGGCAAGACCATGTCTATTCCGGATGAATTAATAGCCCGCTATTTTGAGCTTTTAACCCGGGTGCCAATGAATGATATCCAGGGCCTGCAGGAAGATATGAACTCCGGCAAGCTTAACCCGCGGGACGCCAAAATAAGGCTGGCCAAAGAAATAATTAAAATCTATCACAATGAAGAAGAAGCTGAGAAAGCTGAGGAAAAATTCAGGCTGGTCTTTTCCCAAAGGGATATTCCGGAGGATATACCGGTAATAACCAGCAGCGAAAGAGAAGTTTGGCTGCCCAAGTTTCTCCACGATAATTCCATGGTCAATTCCACCAGCGATGGCCGCCGGATGATTAAACAGGGAGCAGTTAAAGTGAATGGGGAAAAATACCAGGAAGAAAACCTGCTGCTCCAGGATACCATGGTTCTGCAAGTAGGCAGGCGAAAATTTTGCCGCCTGCGCTTAAGCTAA
- a CDS encoding H-type small acid-soluble spore protein, which translates to MNSARVKEILASSDSIEVRFKGSPVWIESIDGDRAKVQAIDSKRRFEVMVHQLVEGKQM; encoded by the coding sequence ATGAATAGTGCAAGGGTAAAGGAGATACTGGCTTCCAGTGATTCCATTGAGGTGAGATTCAAAGGCTCCCCAGTATGGATTGAGTCAATTGACGGCGACAGGGCCAAAGTCCAAGCCATTGACAGCAAAAGGCGCTTCGAGGTTATGGTACACCAGTTGGTGGAAGGTAAACAAATGTGA
- a CDS encoding thymidine kinase yields the protein MGKIEIITGPMFAGKTTELMRRLERYTLAGNNVVLFKPHIDSRTETEIATTSVRQQFSIPVLVLHKPIGIEAAVVAIDEAQFFGEWILTYVQSLKDQGKTVIISGLDMDAHRRPFGFMGQLMAIADSVSKLTAVCRCGEDAVYTWLKNSLPQPKGNLILIGDSERYEPRCRKCYASKT from the coding sequence ATGGGCAAGATCGAAATAATTACCGGCCCCATGTTTGCGGGTAAAACAACCGAATTGATGCGAAGACTTGAACGCTATACCCTGGCAGGCAACAATGTTGTTCTATTCAAACCACATATTGACAGCCGAACCGAGACGGAGATAGCCACAACCTCGGTCAGGCAGCAATTCAGCATTCCAGTTTTGGTCCTGCATAAACCAATCGGCATTGAAGCTGCTGTGGTGGCAATCGATGAAGCCCAGTTTTTTGGAGAATGGATTTTAACCTATGTTCAATCACTCAAGGACCAGGGTAAAACCGTAATAATATCCGGTTTAGATATGGATGCTCATCGGCGTCCATTTGGATTTATGGGTCAGCTTATGGCCATAGCTGATTCAGTAAGCAAATTGACTGCTGTTTGCCGCTGTGGCGAAGATGCGGTATACACCTGGCTCAAAAACAGTCTCCCACAGCCCAAGGGAAATCTTATTTTAATCGGTGACAGTGAAAGATATGAGCCCAGATGCCGAAAATGCTACGCATCCAAGACATGA
- a CDS encoding queuosine precursor transporter, with amino-acid sequence MIKEHNKLSHLFVIIACLFVTSLLLSNIIAGKLITFGSMILPGAVILFPLAYIFGDILTEVYGYGRARMVIWTGFACNILMVGVFFLVMAIPSPGFFEAEEAFATVLGMTPRIVLASLLAYLLGEFSNAAILSRMKILTRGKWLWTRTIGSTLIGEGIDTIVFITVCFLGVVPNAVLLQMMLYQYLFKVAFEILATPLTYVVVGWLKRREGIDTYDHEVSYNPFQLDI; translated from the coding sequence TTGATTAAGGAACACAATAAACTGTCGCACTTATTTGTCATCATTGCCTGCCTTTTTGTAACTTCTTTGTTGTTATCCAATATCATAGCAGGGAAACTCATTACTTTTGGAAGCATGATTCTGCCTGGGGCAGTAATCCTATTTCCCCTGGCTTATATCTTTGGTGACATCCTTACCGAAGTTTATGGTTATGGCCGAGCCCGGATGGTTATATGGACTGGTTTTGCCTGCAACATTCTGATGGTAGGGGTTTTTTTCCTGGTTATGGCGATACCCTCCCCCGGCTTTTTTGAAGCGGAAGAGGCTTTTGCGACCGTTTTAGGCATGACACCGCGTATTGTTTTGGCTTCCCTTTTAGCTTATCTGCTGGGGGAATTCTCCAACGCTGCTATTCTGTCGCGGATGAAGATATTGACCAGAGGGAAGTGGCTGTGGACGCGCACCATTGGTTCTACCCTGATTGGTGAAGGGATTGATACCATAGTTTTTATTACCGTCTGTTTTCTGGGAGTGGTACCCAATGCAGTTCTCCTGCAGATGATGCTTTACCAGTACCTTTTTAAAGTAGCTTTTGAAATTCTGGCTACTCCTCTTACTTATGTGGTGGTGGGATGGCTGAAACGCCGGGAGGGTATTGATACCTACGACCATGAGGTTAGCTATAATCCTTTTCAGTTGGATATTTAA
- a CDS encoding YceI family protein, with translation MQRILLITACTGSKTYRPDDALRKEDFLDAERFKEKSKKLNPYLLPAGKMYTGAQHLRLNEGVLTLRKKYGDETIDVYILSAGYGLISEDYPVWPYEITFNKMNKGKYCSGHNSLKSTKKRRSCCRTMI, from the coding sequence ATGCAGAGAATATTGCTAATAACAGCCTGTACAGGCAGTAAAACATATCGACCGGATGATGCTTTAAGAAAGGAAGACTTCCTGGATGCAGAAAGGTTTAAAGAAAAAAGTAAAAAGCTAAATCCTTACCTTCTCCCGGCTGGAAAAATGTATACCGGAGCTCAGCACCTTCGTTTAAACGAAGGTGTTTTAACATTGCGGAAAAAGTATGGGGATGAGACGATTGATGTCTATATTCTATCTGCCGGCTATGGACTGATTTCGGAGGATTATCCCGTATGGCCTTATGAGATAACATTTAACAAAATGAATAAAGGGAAATACTGCAGTGGGCACAATTCCTTAAAATCCACGAAGAAACGGAGAAGTTGTTGCCGCACTATGATCTAG
- a CDS encoding MrcB family domain-containing protein, with the protein MIKDVPVEAILDAMWQFDEEYRSNAEWLNWQDNKNHKYAIQRNDQLYPVKQIISMATGDPVSSFSGGDEANNYLIKKGFKIITLADERESEAVRGLAENLAIILKDYVSARLGQPFSSNHQIWQVFKDIEEKINDNGNISNNVTPRWSVGQGNWAKVPWIAFMDKNKADSIQKGIYVAYLFCQDMQGLYLCLMQGVTEIIQTVGRRQGYQQLQQKAEEIRPSLKKLEAKGFKLDNNMKLYADSSLGSDYQKATIAYKFYPAETLPNDIELTRDLVTILNAYLHVEEPKSGLIVIGEGNDRVERLLMNIAAQGYTFEPWQIAAYVAALRTKPFVILAGVSGTGKSKLPALISKATGGNCHLIPVRPDWTDSSDVLGYCDLQGQFKPGALLSIVQEAAKNPDKHFICILDEMNLARVEHYFAEVLSQVENRHPDGTGGFISGPLISQDFKEEDAQWRQQVLPSNLAIVGTVNMDESAYGFSRKVLDRAFTLEFSEIHLESWGNDSTKTPDINIWPVELWFPRAINLNGLQKITVEDKQKIEEVIAVLTEVNSVLIQAQLQVGYRVRDEVALFVLHAEEIISSFVNRDGIQVNPLDLALQMKILPRIIGGSTPVRKVVLQLLGWAVKGANNISEENARIMVDDWDKMGRPTFLADARYPRTAARLCLMWERLVTEGFTSYWM; encoded by the coding sequence GTGATTAAGGATGTACCAGTAGAGGCTATCCTAGATGCTATGTGGCAATTTGATGAAGAATACCGCAGCAATGCAGAATGGTTAAATTGGCAAGATAACAAGAATCACAAATATGCAATACAAAGAAATGATCAGCTCTATCCCGTAAAACAGATAATTTCTATGGCAACCGGGGATCCGGTGAGCTCATTCAGCGGCGGGGATGAGGCTAATAATTATCTGATAAAAAAGGGTTTTAAAATAATAACACTTGCTGATGAACGAGAAAGTGAAGCAGTTAGGGGATTAGCTGAAAACTTGGCCATTATTTTAAAAGACTATGTATCTGCTCGTTTAGGCCAGCCATTTAGTTCAAACCACCAAATATGGCAGGTATTTAAGGATATAGAAGAAAAAATTAATGATAATGGGAATATATCAAATAATGTTACGCCACGGTGGAGTGTAGGGCAGGGAAACTGGGCCAAAGTACCCTGGATAGCGTTTATGGATAAAAACAAAGCAGATTCGATTCAGAAGGGTATTTATGTTGCTTATTTATTTTGTCAGGATATGCAGGGATTATATTTATGTCTGATGCAAGGGGTAACCGAAATTATCCAAACAGTGGGGCGGAGACAAGGTTATCAGCAATTGCAACAGAAAGCAGAAGAAATACGCCCCTCCTTGAAGAAATTAGAGGCAAAAGGTTTTAAATTAGATAATAACATGAAATTATATGCTGATAGTAGCTTGGGAAGTGATTATCAAAAAGCAACTATTGCTTACAAATTCTATCCGGCTGAAACATTACCTAATGACATTGAACTTACTCGGGATTTGGTTACTATACTTAATGCTTATCTTCATGTCGAAGAGCCAAAATCCGGCTTGATTGTTATCGGTGAGGGGAATGATAGAGTGGAAAGACTGCTTATGAACATTGCTGCCCAGGGCTATACCTTCGAACCGTGGCAAATAGCTGCGTATGTTGCTGCGTTGCGTACGAAACCATTTGTAATTCTGGCGGGGGTTTCCGGTACGGGAAAATCAAAACTGCCGGCCTTAATCAGTAAGGCAACCGGTGGAAATTGCCATCTGATTCCGGTAAGACCTGATTGGACTGATAGTTCGGATGTGCTTGGCTATTGTGATTTGCAGGGGCAGTTTAAACCAGGTGCTTTGCTGTCAATAGTTCAGGAGGCCGCAAAAAATCCCGATAAACATTTTATCTGCATTTTGGATGAAATGAATCTGGCCCGCGTGGAACACTACTTTGCCGAGGTTTTAAGCCAGGTGGAAAACCGCCACCCTGATGGTACCGGGGGATTTATCAGCGGGCCACTTATCTCTCAGGATTTTAAAGAGGAAGATGCCCAATGGAGGCAGCAAGTATTGCCATCTAACCTGGCTATCGTAGGGACTGTTAATATGGATGAAAGTGCTTATGGATTCAGCCGTAAGGTACTGGATCGCGCTTTTACCCTGGAGTTTTCCGAGATACATTTAGAATCCTGGGGAAATGATAGTACTAAGACTCCTGATATTAATATTTGGCCGGTCGAACTCTGGTTTCCCCGGGCCATTAATCTGAACGGGCTACAGAAGATTACTGTAGAAGACAAGCAGAAGATAGAAGAAGTTATCGCGGTGCTCACCGAAGTTAACAGCGTATTGATTCAGGCCCAGTTACAAGTAGGCTACCGGGTAAGGGATGAAGTAGCCTTATTTGTATTACATGCAGAAGAAATTATAAGCTCATTCGTTAACCGGGATGGGATACAGGTTAATCCCCTGGATTTAGCCTTACAGATGAAAATATTACCCCGGATTATCGGGGGCAGCACCCCGGTTCGCAAGGTGGTGTTGCAGCTATTGGGTTGGGCAGTTAAAGGGGCAAATAATATTAGCGAAGAAAATGCGCGGATAATGGTTGATGATTGGGATAAAATGGGGCGACCTACCTTCCTGGCAGATGCCCGCTATCCCCGCACTGCGGCAAGACTATGCCTGATGTGGGAACGTTTAGTTACTGAAGGATTTACATCTTACTGGATGTGA
- a CDS encoding restriction endonuclease-like protein: MEQLFELASDLVHLKFSLSSNKGPKKPPGQEISGRLVITAHRAGLTWQKIWRQGVPPKLANCPQQYAGPCLFEETNYKLYARSQPGHKLDIVHRDPVIIRDLDYDDVHSTVYGYINFGSQAGYSEFTILLDDKPEFSFQVEVFPSKLDYASDYEEILASVQDMMTGLAMEYLRSTYQMGTTTPSPSTNLEWFVLLRGIIDDLERALNFIASKPVRGLQREQMPVRVEKIKHINGRVLAAVRKGSGRGGFVQTRSNIPLRQYIYEDRPRSTLNTMEHRWLSRQLQLIRQRLNRLRLEERQWEITPRRRTALQELEDMEKRVLRLQGLEPLAVANGEILAGFVSLQLLGSPGYREAYTNCLALALGLRIEGGPLQLSVKDLNLLYEYWCYLSLLRIIGEETGQQIPVKELFAVKQMGLRVLLNRGREQRVCFASGGDRRITATYNPSFQGEAMLIPQRPDMVITLENEAWPAMHLVLDAKYRLDASDEYIQRYNSQGPPEDALNAMHRYRDAILEFQNRSGEKPVQRRTVVQAAAVFPGGRTEDTFFNSKLWKALKHIGVGALPFLPGNTEYVREWLRSSLKMGGFSIAQYTLPHSIYERARDWRLSAAEPVVLGTLSAGNQAQHLQWIIEERLYYMPVLKTQLRQYATKWVAIYSPLEIRRPGAVTHYAPVESIDIVKRKEILTPWSPKRDLEELQVLFKLGEVIEKKPPVSNISGYSFTQHRWTSRLGLERARNLEELLLETEPEWRLFEDLSALGSKFTLDPSEPIRLLDKDNPYGRVWFRLEDGFSIRYAGASGYAIKKAPGIKPQYFVNYNKLLTEIEKQLR; encoded by the coding sequence ATGGAGCAGCTTTTTGAATTGGCCAGTGATCTGGTACACCTGAAATTTAGTTTATCCAGTAACAAAGGACCAAAAAAACCTCCAGGTCAGGAAATCTCTGGCCGTCTGGTTATTACCGCCCACCGGGCAGGTCTTACCTGGCAAAAAATATGGCGTCAGGGTGTACCCCCAAAGCTGGCAAATTGCCCGCAACAATATGCCGGGCCCTGTCTTTTTGAAGAAACTAATTATAAGCTATATGCTCGGTCCCAGCCTGGTCATAAACTGGATATAGTGCACCGTGATCCGGTTATAATTAGAGATTTGGATTATGACGATGTTCATTCCACAGTTTATGGATATATTAACTTCGGTTCTCAGGCAGGTTACAGCGAATTTACGATACTGCTTGATGATAAACCGGAGTTTTCATTTCAGGTCGAGGTTTTCCCCAGCAAGTTGGACTATGCCAGTGATTATGAGGAAATACTGGCATCGGTACAGGATATGATGACAGGTTTGGCCATGGAGTACCTGCGCTCAACCTACCAAATGGGTACCACTACCCCCTCCCCGTCTACTAATTTAGAATGGTTTGTTCTCTTACGGGGTATTATAGACGATTTGGAAAGGGCCTTAAACTTTATTGCCAGTAAACCGGTAAGGGGATTGCAAAGAGAGCAGATGCCGGTAAGGGTGGAAAAGATAAAGCATATTAATGGACGGGTTTTGGCTGCAGTAAGGAAAGGTTCGGGCCGGGGTGGTTTTGTTCAGACAAGAAGTAACATACCGCTTCGCCAGTATATTTATGAAGACCGTCCTCGGAGTACCCTGAATACTATGGAACATCGCTGGTTATCGCGGCAGCTGCAGCTTATTCGACAGCGATTAAATCGCTTACGTCTGGAAGAACGTCAGTGGGAAATAACTCCCCGGCGCCGTACGGCTTTGCAGGAATTAGAGGACATGGAAAAGCGGGTGCTGCGTCTACAAGGTTTGGAACCGCTGGCCGTTGCCAATGGGGAAATTCTGGCAGGTTTTGTTTCGCTGCAGTTATTAGGGTCACCCGGCTATCGGGAAGCTTATACCAACTGCCTGGCTCTAGCGCTGGGTCTGCGGATTGAAGGGGGTCCCTTACAGTTATCAGTTAAAGATTTGAATTTATTATACGAGTACTGGTGCTATCTATCTCTGCTTCGTATAATTGGGGAGGAAACCGGGCAGCAAATCCCGGTAAAAGAGCTGTTTGCGGTTAAACAGATGGGCCTGCGGGTTTTACTTAACCGGGGGAGGGAACAGCGGGTGTGTTTTGCATCCGGTGGAGACCGGCGTATAACAGCTACCTATAACCCCAGTTTTCAGGGAGAAGCGATGCTTATTCCCCAGCGTCCGGATATGGTGATTACCCTGGAAAATGAGGCCTGGCCAGCCATGCATTTAGTTCTTGATGCCAAGTACAGGTTGGATGCTTCTGATGAATACATACAGCGATATAATTCCCAGGGTCCTCCAGAAGATGCTCTCAATGCTATGCACCGGTATCGCGATGCGATCCTGGAATTTCAAAACCGTAGTGGTGAAAAACCGGTGCAACGGAGAACCGTGGTACAGGCAGCAGCCGTATTTCCCGGAGGTAGAACGGAAGATACTTTTTTTAATAGTAAGCTGTGGAAAGCCCTAAAACATATTGGAGTAGGTGCTTTACCTTTTTTACCAGGTAACACGGAATATGTTAGAGAGTGGTTGCGCAGCAGCTTGAAAATGGGTGGTTTCAGTATTGCCCAATATACTTTGCCCCACAGTATATACGAACGAGCCCGGGATTGGCGTTTATCTGCAGCCGAACCTGTAGTTTTAGGTACCTTAAGTGCCGGCAATCAGGCCCAGCATTTACAATGGATTATTGAAGAGCGGCTCTATTACATGCCGGTGTTAAAGACCCAGCTGCGCCAATACGCCACCAAATGGGTGGCGATATACTCGCCCCTGGAAATACGCCGGCCCGGTGCAGTAACTCATTATGCCCCGGTTGAAAGCATTGACATTGTTAAAAGAAAGGAAATACTAACCCCCTGGAGTCCAAAACGGGATTTAGAAGAGCTTCAGGTACTTTTTAAATTAGGTGAGGTAATCGAAAAGAAACCCCCGGTAAGCAATATCAGTGGATATAGTTTCACTCAACACCGCTGGACCAGCCGGTTGGGCCTGGAGCGTGCCCGCAATCTTGAAGAACTGCTGTTGGAAACGGAGCCAGAATGGAGATTATTTGAGGATTTAAGTGCTCTTGGTTCCAAGTTTACCCTTGATCCCAGCGAACCGATTCGTCTGTTGGATAAAGACAACCCTTACGGACGAGTCTGGTTTCGTCTGGAAGACGGCTTCAGTATTCGTTATGCCGGAGCCTCGGGATATGCTATTAAGAAGGCCCCTGGCATTAAACCTCAGTATTTTGTTAATTATAATAAGCTTCTTACAGAAATAGAAAAACAACTTCGGTAA
- a CDS encoding efflux RND transporter permease subunit, with amino-acid sequence MIRGILSKIIASSRFITIFIILSLVLGLYSYYLLPKQESPEVSAPVAMISNIYPGASPQEVERMVTRVIESNIRKLPGYDFSESYSRNSISVVLLQLQNDAPVEESWNELRRILSDTQRELPPECLPIQLNTDLAETAGIIVSLSGQHYNPEELAVVAEKFKKRLEQVEGIARFEIFGEEKKRIEVEIDHTRLAASGLSLEEIFNILQAQNVVIPPGAIVEEGIKTNVRIPGWYNSLDDIENTIIGVSPDGISQRLKDIANIRWELEPDRPLARYNGQSALLLTGYFEAEENILLVGKKLRDELDKLKSEAPHDLLVDQVLFQPDEVNKNLYRFLRNLLEGIILVIIVVLLGMGWKNALVASTAIPLSIMLSFMAMYLLGIKVQEISIAALIIVLGILVDDAIVMVDAIQVGLDKGLKRMEACLQGLKQAAIPILTATLVIIIAFSPIFVLPGAPGEFLQSLPQIVLISLLASYVVAMFITPAMAYRFFTPSQHRKDDWLRRFFAYLLHESMARKRTAIISSLLIFSLAVYALTFMGLQFFPSADKDLLYIDINAPAGSTRVRTEELLLQVEDILSREGEVLAYTSSVGSAVPKFYITLPVSPQAPDFAQVMLRIRPQQGDRFQNNEEMASYLQEKLDSRISAGNIKVKLLEKAFPVAPVQLRISGEQRENLRQAAELIKSKLKQIPGSRNVEDNGEKEIQQLLVEADAEKASRLGISNYDIQRQTSLALEGGRASVLRQEGEQYSILLRSDINSRQQLENLSIKSAYSKRSVPLKEIVGIEVKPQLSSINKYDGQNSIKVRSDIRPGYSAVEIEKELKDKLSSVELPGVSLLYDGEYKQIKDNFGILTRAALLALFLIYFILVLQFHSFIQPLVIFLTIPLALIGSILGLLLFRQPLSFMAFIGMVSLTGLVIRNAILLIAFINDARERGLAVEKACEDAVERRFRPIILSAVTATIGLVPLALSGSSLFVPLAIAIIFGLLVATLLTMVIIPVVYSLLLPERTEVKA; translated from the coding sequence GAGGGATTTTATCTAAAATAATTGCCAGCAGCCGCTTTATTACGATTTTTATTATTCTCAGCCTGGTTCTGGGCCTTTACAGCTATTACCTCCTGCCTAAACAGGAGAGCCCGGAGGTTTCCGCCCCGGTAGCCATGATCAGCAACATATATCCCGGAGCCTCACCACAGGAAGTAGAAAGAATGGTAACCCGGGTAATTGAGAGCAATATTCGCAAGCTGCCTGGCTATGATTTCAGTGAATCTTATAGTAGAAATAGTATTTCTGTAGTGCTGCTGCAGCTGCAAAATGATGCTCCGGTGGAAGAATCTTGGAATGAATTGCGCCGGATTTTAAGTGATACGCAAAGAGAGCTGCCCCCGGAATGCCTGCCTATTCAGCTTAATACCGATTTGGCGGAAACTGCGGGAATTATTGTTAGTCTCTCCGGACAACATTATAATCCGGAAGAATTAGCGGTTGTGGCCGAGAAGTTCAAAAAAAGGCTGGAGCAAGTAGAGGGTATAGCCCGGTTTGAAATCTTTGGGGAAGAAAAAAAACGGATAGAGGTAGAAATCGACCATACTCGCCTGGCCGCGAGCGGCCTGTCCCTGGAGGAAATATTTAATATCCTGCAAGCCCAAAATGTAGTCATTCCACCCGGAGCCATTGTAGAAGAAGGCATTAAGACTAATGTCAGGATTCCTGGTTGGTATAATTCCCTGGACGATATTGAAAACACTATTATAGGGGTTTCACCAGACGGGATCAGCCAAAGACTAAAAGACATTGCCAATATCCGCTGGGAATTAGAGCCCGACCGTCCCCTGGCCCGGTACAACGGTCAATCGGCTCTCCTGTTAACCGGCTATTTTGAGGCGGAAGAGAACATCCTCCTGGTAGGAAAAAAGCTCCGGGATGAGCTGGATAAGCTAAAAAGTGAAGCTCCCCATGACCTGCTGGTAGACCAGGTCTTATTTCAGCCTGATGAAGTAAATAAAAACCTCTATCGCTTCTTACGCAATTTGCTGGAAGGCATAATTCTGGTAATAATCGTAGTGCTGCTGGGAATGGGATGGAAAAATGCCCTGGTAGCCTCTACTGCTATTCCTCTTTCCATTATGCTCAGCTTTATGGCCATGTACCTGTTGGGAATTAAGGTGCAAGAAATATCGATTGCCGCCTTGATTATTGTTCTGGGCATACTGGTAGATGATGCTATCGTAATGGTAGATGCCATCCAGGTTGGCTTGGATAAAGGCCTTAAGCGGATGGAAGCCTGCCTGCAGGGACTTAAACAGGCAGCCATACCCATTCTCACCGCCACCCTGGTGATTATTATTGCCTTTTCTCCTATCTTTGTTCTTCCCGGCGCACCGGGGGAATTCCTCCAAAGTCTTCCCCAGATTGTCTTAATATCACTGCTGGCTTCATATGTGGTAGCTATGTTTATTACCCCGGCTATGGCCTACCGGTTTTTTACTCCCAGCCAGCATCGTAAAGATGATTGGCTAAGAAGATTTTTTGCTTATTTATTGCATGAGAGTATGGCTAGAAAAAGGACCGCTATTATTTCTTCCCTGCTTATTTTTAGCCTGGCGGTATATGCTCTTACTTTTATGGGCCTGCAGTTCTTCCCTTCAGCAGACAAAGACCTGCTATACATTGATATTAATGCCCCGGCCGGCTCTACCCGAGTCAGGACCGAAGAACTGCTGCTACAGGTGGAAGATATTCTTTCCCGGGAAGGAGAAGTGCTGGCTTATACCAGTTCCGTCGGCAGTGCTGTGCCCAAGTTCTATATAACACTGCCTGTTTCCCCACAAGCTCCGGACTTTGCCCAGGTTATGCTGCGCATCCGGCCACAGCAGGGAGACCGTTTTCAAAACAACGAGGAAATGGCCAGTTACCTTCAGGAGAAGCTGGACAGCCGGATTAGTGCCGGTAATATTAAGGTGAAATTATTGGAAAAAGCCTTTCCGGTAGCCCCGGTACAGCTAAGAATAAGTGGAGAACAGCGGGAAAACCTGCGCCAGGCTGCTGAGCTGATTAAAAGTAAACTGAAACAAATACCTGGTTCCCGTAATGTTGAAGATAATGGGGAAAAAGAAATACAGCAATTGCTGGTTGAGGCGGATGCTGAAAAAGCCAGCCGCCTGGGAATCAGCAACTATGATATTCAACGCCAGACCAGTTTGGCCCTGGAGGGAGGACGGGCTTCGGTATTACGCCAGGAAGGGGAGCAATATAGTATCCTGTTACGCTCGGATATAAATTCCCGTCAGCAGCTGGAAAACCTGAGCATCAAGTCCGCTTATTCCAAGCGTAGCGTTCCCCTGAAAGAAATCGTCGGCATCGAGGTTAAACCCCAATTATCCAGTATCAATAAATACGATGGCCAAAACTCTATCAAAGTAAGAAGTGATATAAGACCAGGCTATAGTGCCGTAGAAATAGAGAAAGAACTAAAAGACAAATTATCCTCTGTCGAGTTACCGGGAGTTAGTCTCCTTTATGATGGCGAGTATAAACAAATCAAAGATAATTTTGGTATCCTGACCCGGGCAGCACTTCTGGCTCTTTTCCTGATTTATTTCATCTTAGTGTTGCAGTTCCATTCCTTCATCCAACCACTGGTTATATTCCTGACTATCCCCCTGGCTTTGATTGGCTCGATACTGGGACTTTTGCTTTTCCGCCAGCCTCTTTCTTTTATGGCCTTTATTGGCATGGTGAGCCTTACCGGATTGGTAATCCGCAACGCTATATTGCTCATCGCTTTCATAAATGATGCTCGGGAGCGGGGATTGGCTGTGGAAAAGGCCTGTGAAGATGCCGTTGAAAGAAGATTTCGCCCTATTATCCTCAGCGCGGTGACCGCTACCATAGGTCTGGTACCCCTGGCTTTGTCCGGCAGCAGTCTCTTTGTTCCCCTGGCTATTGCTATAATTTTCGGCCTGCTGGTAGCCACTCTTCTTACTATGGTCATAATCCCGGTAGTCTACAGCCTCCTGCTGCCGGAGCGTACGGAGGTGAAGGCTTGA